The DNA sequence CCCGCAACGTTCTCGCGGCCCAATCGTTAAAACCCATAGCCCTCACCACAGCACTGGGCAAGCTCGCCCCTGAGCTGCATGCCGGTCCTGAGGATACTGCAAATCCCTCCAAATCCAAAGCCGCCACCGCCACGTTGCCCGCGAGGGGTGCGGGCAAACCCAAACAGGAGGTGTTGGCCACCCGGGGCACTCCCTGGCCAAAGATCACCAGGTCGGCAATGCGCTCCTTCAGAATGCGCTCCATGTGATCCCGAAGCTCCCCTACCTTCGCCCAAAAGCCTAGGCGCTCCCGCAAGAAATGGCAGGCCCACCCCAAGGCGTGAATGGCCACCAGCGGTTCCGTACCCCCTCGCCTCCTGAGCTCCTGCTCACCGGGGATGAAGGCGGGCAGCTCCAAGCCGTCACGCACCAGCAGGGCACCGGCCCCGGGAAGGCCACCAATCTTGTGCCCGGAAAGCGCCAGGGTGTGCACCCCCAACTGCCGGAAGCTCAGGGCTACCTTCCCCACCGCTTGCACCGCGTCGCAGTGCACCAGCACCCCCGGGCGGCTCACCTCGGTCACCAGCTCGCTTATGGGTTGCAGCACACCGGTTTCGTGGTTGGCCAGTTGCACGCACACCACCGCCGGGGGCCGCACCTCGCCCAAAACCTCCCGGCGGATGAGCCCCTGCCGGTCCACGGGAAGGACGTCCACCTGGGCCCCAAAACCGGCCAGGGCTTCGGCCGCCGAAAAAACCGAAGGATGCTCTGTGGCCCCCAGGTACAGGCGAACCCCGTTGGGTCCCCCCAGGGCACGGGCCAACCCCCACAGCGCCATAGTGTTGGCTTCGGTCCCCCCCGAGGTGAACACCACTTCCTGGGGGGACGCCCCCAGCAACGCGGCCACCCGGTTTCTGGCCTCTTCCACCAGCCGGCGAGCGAGCCGCCCCTCCTGGTGAATGCTGGAGGGGTTTCCCAGCGCCAGGCTCTGCAGCTCGCCCACCTTTTCCCACACTTCCGGAAAAGGGAACGTGGTGGCGTTGTGGTCCAGGTAAACCCGCACCGGGGCATTATAAGGAGCGGCGCCGAGACCGACTCTCAGGCTCGCCCGCCGGCGCCACATCGGGCGGCAAAGGGGCAGTGGTACGATACCCGCATGGGCGCGACGTCACCTTCCCAGGTTCCTGCCGTTGAGGGTGCGTCCGTACGTGTGCCGTTCAGCGAATCGGCTGAACGGGCAGTGCTGGGCGCAATCCTCAACGACGGCACCTGCTTTTACCGGGTGGTGGATGCCCTCAAGCCCGAGGACTTTTACCTCGAGCCCCACCAGCTGGTCTTTCAAGCCTTCGCCCACTTGGCCCTGGAGAACACGCCCATTGACCTGGTTAACACCGTAGCTGCCATGGAGCGCCTGGGCACGCTTTCCCTGGTGGGTGGTCCTTCTTTTCTGGCGCAGCTGGCCCAGGACCTCCCGGACCCGGAAGCGGTGGAGCACTACGCCGAAATCGTGCGGGAAAAAGCCATTCGCCGGCAGCTCCTGAAGGTTTCGGGGTCGCTCATGGTGGAAGCGGGGCAGGAGGGGGGTCGAGCCCTGGACATCCTGGACCGCGTGGAAACCATGGTTTTGGAGCTGGCGGACCGCGCCATCCAAACCGGCCCCCGCCGCATTGGCGAGCTGGCTTCGGAGGAGCTGGAGCACCTGGAGCGCACGGTCAAATCCGACCACCCCTTCATTGGCCT is a window from the Thermoanaerobaculum aquaticum genome containing:
- a CDS encoding cysteine desulfurase family protein, yielding MRVYLDHNATTFPFPEVWEKVGELQSLALGNPSSIHQEGRLARRLVEEARNRVAALLGASPQEVVFTSGGTEANTMALWGLARALGGPNGVRLYLGATEHPSVFSAAEALAGFGAQVDVLPVDRQGLIRREVLGEVRPPAVVCVQLANHETGVLQPISELVTEVSRPGVLVHCDAVQAVGKVALSFRQLGVHTLALSGHKIGGLPGAGALLVRDGLELPAFIPGEQELRRRGGTEPLVAIHALGWACHFLRERLGFWAKVGELRDHMERILKERIADLVIFGQGVPRVANTSCLGLPAPLAGNVAVAALDLEGFAVSSGPACSSGASLPSAVVRAMGFNDWAARTLRVSLGLTTQREEIELFAEALEKIVARSR